In a genomic window of Rhinoderma darwinii isolate aRhiDar2 chromosome 10, aRhiDar2.hap1, whole genome shotgun sequence:
- the PRXL2B gene encoding prostamide/prostaglandin F synthase, with the protein MGNVDLVKLGGLLVKNALTGETAELQSLWRDHATVLFFLRRFGCQICRWTAKEVSKLQESFSSNQFRLIGIGPESLGLQEFLDGNYFSGELYLDESKQSYKELGFKRYNAFSVVPAALGKKVRDIVTKANADGVQGNFSGDLLQSGGLLIVSKGGENVLLHFVQDSPGDHIPLETIVKTLGISASVTEGQRPQCNDDVCTR; encoded by the exons ATGGGCAACGTGGATCTGGTGAAGCTGGGAGGTCTCCTGGTGAAGAATGCCCTGACCGGGGAG ACCGCGGAGTTACAGTCCCTATGGAGGGACCACGCGACCGTCCTGTTCTTCCTGAGGAGGTTTGGCTGCCAGATTTGCCGCTGGACGGCGAAAGAAGTTTCCAAGCTGCAAGAATCGTTCAGTTCCAACCAGTTCCGTCTGATAGGGATTGGACCAGAGAGTTTGGGGCTGCAAGAGTTTCTGGATGGGAATTATTTTTCCGGGG AATTATATCTGGATGAATCAAAGCAGAGCTACAAGGAGCTGGGATTCAAGAG atACAATGCTTTTTCTGTAGTTCCCGCGGCTCTTGGGAAGAAGGTTCGAGATATTGTTACTAAG GCAAATGCAGATGGGGTGCAAGGAAATTTCAGTGGCGATCTCCTGCAGAGTGGGGGGTTGCTGATCGTCAGCAAAG GAGGAGAAAATGTTTTACTTCATTTTGTGCAAGATTCCCCTGGTGACCACATTCCTCTAGAAACCATAGTGAAAACTCTTGGCATTTCTGCAAGTGTGACTGAAGGACAGCGCCCTCAG TGTAACGATGACGTGTGCACGCGGTGA